The genomic window GGGAGGACCTGAAGCCCCGGAAAGTTGTGAGCTACGGGAACAACACGACGAATCggatgttgttgttgttttgtgaAGATTGTTAGCCCGATTGGAAGAGTTACGCCAACTTCTTGCCGCTTTGTGCCAATGACTGTCAGAATTGGTGTGGCGAGGTTGTGTACAGTAGCTAGCTACTACCCTGAGTAGCAAGGTATGTAAGGTACGTGAGGTAGCAAGCTGAGGTTGTCTGGCCCCGGCCAAAATGTCGTTTGAAAAATCGGAGCTTGAAGCTCGCGCCAAGCTACCAACGGGTCTTGATGGTGGAGCACCGGGAGAGcatctagacctagactaATCCCTGCAggtcttttattttcttacTCCAAGTACTCGGGGGCTGTTCCATGTGTATTCCCTGATCAACATCAAATACCCTAAATACTTGCTCAAGCTTCCTCATTCGACTTTCTGTCTTTGTTCTTGCATACCACGCCTTCCCATGGGGTTCTTTCTCCCGCGTAAATAAGTTTTTACGTGTACTGTCTGTGGATTGTTTATTTCGTAAAGGACTCTGTCATTTTCTCCACAATTTACCACCGTGGATTGTGTGAATTACTACGAAGCTGTTTTATACCAAATATTGGTCCCTATACAAAAATATACCAATCGGCTATCTTCACCCCGGAAGCTATTAAGGCTGATACTTCCATTATCGCATCTCTTTCATATCAGTCTTGCCTCAATGTGCCCACAAGACCGGATATAAAGCACACTGGGCAGGACTGCACCAAAAATGCCAATATCAGATCATCCCAAAGCATACGGAACCGCCGCCCTGACGGCTGCCTTCGCCGTAGGTATTGCGGCGACACTCGGCTTCCAAGATTTTTATCCTTACTGGGAGAGGCGGTATGGTCGACGGAAAAGAGGAGGTGACGTGACAGGCTACGGCGATGGGTTCAACGATTTCCAGTCCAAGACGACCCTCCTGGAGAGACAGCACGCCGCTAGACGGCGTCGGTCCACACTCCTATCAAGTATCGGAGCTGGCCCGGTGCTGCTACAGGACCACGAGTCAGACCCAGGGGACAACCCGGGCCCGTCACAACCAGATATTCGCGACGGCATCGAGGCCTGCATCGGCAACACGCCCATGATCAAGATCCGATCCCTCTCCGAGGCGACGGGCTGCACGATCCTCGCCAAGGCAGAGTTCCTCAACGGCGCGGGTGGCAGCCCCAAGGACCGCGTGGCTCTCAACATGATCCTGACGGCCGAGGAGACCGGGCACCTGGTCCCGGGCCGCGGCGACACCATCTACGAGGGCACCGTGGGCAGCACGGGCATCAGCCTGGCCATGTTGGCGCGCGCCCGCGGCTACCGCTGCCACATCTGCATGCCCGATGACGTGGCCCGCGAAAAGTCGGACCTGCTGCTGCACCTGGGCGCCACCGTCGAGCGCGTCCCCGTCGCCCCCATCACCGACAAGCGCCACTTTGTCAACCTGGCCAGGACCCGCGCCGAGGCccacaccgccgccgccgatgatGACAGCGTCGGCTTCTTCGCCGGccagttcgaaaaccccgCCAACTGGCAGGCGCACTGGAACTCCACCGGCCCCGAGATCATCGAGCAGACGGGCGGCCGCGTCGACGCCTTTGTGGCCGGCGCCGGCACCGGCGGCACCATCGCGGGCGTCGCCGTGTTTCTCAAGGAGGAGGCCCGCATGAACGCCACCCGCGTGGTGCTAGCAGACCCGCAGGGTAGCGGGCTGTACAACAAGGTGCTCAACGGTGTCATGTACTCGCCATCGGAGCGCGAGGgaacgcggcggcggcagcaggtgGACTCGGTTGTCGAGGGGATCGGCCTGAAATGGGTGACGGGCAACTTTGAGCGCGGGAGGGACCTGGTGGACGACGCAGTGCGCGTCACCGACGAGCAGGCCTGCGCCATGGCCAGGTGGCTGGTCGAGCACGACGGCATCTTtgccggcagcagcagcgccgtcaactgcgccgccgccgtcgtcacgGCCATGCGCATGCCCAGGGGCAGCCAGGTCGTCACCATCCTGTGCGACTCTGGCTCGAGGCACCTCAGCCGCTTCTATAAGCAGGTGGCCGACAAAGGGCTCGAGGGCGACGTGCGCAAGGAGGGCGCCGAGGGTGGGGAGAAGCCAAGCAGCCCGGAGGATTTACTCACTTTGCTTGGACTGAAGCCTCGAGACGATTCACATCAACTCGGAACCCCCTGAAAACTCGTAATAATAGCCAACCTGTAAAACAAGCTGATCTTGTCGAATAACCAGGAAAATCTGGTTTACGTCATTTTTTGTCGGCAAGCAAAAGGTACTTGGCCAACTGGATATAATAAGACGCTCGGTAAATGGACAAAGCCAGATCTAAAACGCATCATGCGCCGCACCCTTTCCGCCACCCCCATAGCcttagagagagaaaaaaggaagaaatgATAATAGTAAATAAACACTTAAAATCGAGTACTCTTAACACCTTgctattttttcttctttttttgttctcttttCACCAAACCCAAACTGATCTCACGATAATTCAATGCTGCGTGATTTCTATAACTGGTTCCAGCCATATGGAAAACAACCAGTTGCAGtttataaaaaataaaaaaagacatgtTAGACATGCAACCAGCCTTTCGGTTATTACTTGCTTTTCAGAGTCGAGGTGCAATCTTTGCTGATCAACAAACCGTGAGAGCACTTTCACCTAGCCTCCAGTCGGGGTATCGGGGACCTCTACCGGTCCCATAGCTAGTAAAAAAACGACGCATACTGGCGACATGCCTCCTCAGCGTGGCAGATGGGCAGCTTCAAGAGAACTGCGGGTGGGAAATTCATGTTAAATATTTGCGGAGAATCGAGTTTGGAGGAATTAAACATTGATAAAAACCAAAACTCACCTTCCACCGATTGCCACACACGGTACATTCACAAAATGTCGTCATAGGCTCATCAGCACTCCTTGTCTGCGCCTGCGTGTAGCTGACCTTCTTCTGCTTGCACTTGCTGCACTCCAGCGCGTCGCTGATGGACCTCTCGGCCATGGGCACCTGTGCCTTCTTCATGttctccttggccagctcttcCTCCTGCTTGCGCAGGTCGTTCGACTTGAGCTCGTCCGACGTCATGACGACAAACTTCGAAGCAGCGATATTGCCTGAGAAGACGCCCTTGGCCAAGTCCCGATTGGACTTGAGGTTGGAGAAGAGCGAGCGCATCTTGTTCCTGTACTCGGCCGTGTCGCCCTTGTAAGCCACGAATGCGGCCTGCTCGATCTCGACCGACTTGGCCAGGATCGCGTCGATGGGCGCGTACGACTTGAACGCCAGTCCGTTGTATATCAAGCCAATAATATTGTCTCGCGTCGTGTTGCCAGTACGGTTTTTGTCCACCTTGTCCGCATCCCAGCGCCGTTTCGAGGCGTCGCCTGTCCACGGCTTGGTGCCGTTGCCGCTGCCCGATGGCCTAGATGCTGCGGCCGGCGAGGGCGCGTTCATGCTCGTCGGTGACgacgcggcggcgggcgacgAGGCGCCGGCGGGGCCTCCCGCCCGTTTCCGCTTCTCCGCTTCAACCGACTTCTTCCATTTAGTGACCACCTCTGCGGCGACGCGCGCGATGCTCTTGTCCGAATTTGATCGCAACTTGCCAACCACCACACCTGCTTTGGTCGCCTGGGAGAAGAGACATATACCTGGTTAGCGGAAGGGAAGACGCGAAACCCCAAGCTAACGTGGAGCAATGCAGTTTCGGGGGATTCAAAGAGTCCGACGGCGATCAAGGAATCGGGACAAAGGAAAAGGTATGGTTCACCCTCAGACTGTCTTCAGATGGCGTCGCCTTCTTCAGGTTCTCAAGCATGCGAATAATAGTCTCTTGCGGCTCGTTTCCGACGGCCTTGACGAGCTCCTTAATGGAGCGCTGCAGCTCCTTGTCATCCATGGTTTAAGGACGCCGGGCGATGCGACGATTTTCCGCGATTGCAAAGACGAGGCGGGGGTGTTCAAAAAGGAGCAGCGCGAGCTGTTCGGGGTCGCGTGCGTGTTTGGGCAAACCGGCGGGCCGATCGCAACAAGGGTGGTTTATTTTGTACGGGGGTCGCTAAAATGAGTCGTCGCTTTTGGGCTTTCCGTGTGTGGCGGGCTGGTCGATTGAGTCGTGGGATCggtagtaaaaaaaaaaaaaacgtcgaTAGCTAAAGTTTTCAATTTTGGCTGTCTAGACGGCGATCGAGTTTATTCCTGATCGGGAAGAAACTACAGCTGATTGGGCCCTTTGCGAATTGTTGAAGAAACGTGAGCACGTCGGACCGAATGTTCCCTCGAGGGGGGTTTATTTTTCCATTGGTGATCAGAGATGCAAGAATTGATcaaataggtacctaggtaggtatatatCAAGATTGCAGCGCATGCCACTTCTGAACTAAACGCGGGAACAGTACTATCTAGAACTAAAACATTCCCCAAGTGCTCCTTCCGAGCTTTCCTTTCGATTGTGACTGTGTCGTGCTTGCTACACCATGAGTAAAGCGTTAGCAAGGGGCCCCCTGTAAGTCACTACCTACCCCACAGTTGACTGTCTACCCTACCCAGGCTGGTTGGTGTAGGGTAGGCAGCACCCCGCACATGCTGTAATGTTAGAGCTAAGCCCGTagtaactacctacctaggtaggtaggtaggtaggtacatgtACATTAGCCATTGCCCAGACGGTCGTGACTATTTCCTCTACCATCAATGCCAATTCCTAGACTAAACTAAATTCTTTGTATCGTACAATATAAGTATTAGACAACTGTGTCACATTATCCTTCTAGTCTGAATACAGCAAAGTTATAGTACATGATTTCTTGAGTGGAACAGTAATATTACACATAACCAGAATCTCATGCTTGACAGTAGAAGATTTCCTAAAGCCTGCCTtcctgggggggggggggggtaggCCTCTCTCATCAAGACCAAATTCAGGACTTTACGGGCTTTCCATCCCTCAGCCGCAGGTGGTACGTCTCAAGCTGCTCCTCGGTCATGAAGCTTGGGCTCCCGGCGAACGGCTCCTCACCTTTCATAGACTTGGGGAACGCAATGACGTCCCTGACCGACCCGGTGCCACTCAGCATGGCCACGAGGCGATCAAAGCCGAGCGCGAAGCCGGCATGCGGTGGACACCCGGCCCTTAGCGCCTCGAGCAGGTGGCGGAACTGCGCGACGCCGGTGTCGGTCATCCTGAGGATGCTGCGAAAAACAAACTCTTGGACATGAGCCACGTGGATACGTCTGCTGCCGCCACCGAGTTCGCACCCGTTCAGCACGAGGTCGTAGTGATCCGCTTTGGCTCGCAGCGGGTCCGTAGCCAGAAGCTCAAAGTCCTGGGACGTGAGCGGCGCCGTAAAGGGGTGGTGTGTCGACGAGAATCCTGCCGATCCACCCTGGCCAGGGTCCGTTGTGCCCTCGTTGGCCGGAGTGAATAGCGGGAAGCCCGTAACCCAAAGGAACTTAAAGGACGGGTCCGCTGGTATGTATTCGGCTGCCACAGCCTCGTTGTAGATAAGAGAGCGAAGTGTGCCGAGGGCGGTGGATCCTCCCTCGAAGGGGCGGTTCTTGCGGGCTTGCAGGATGAGCACGTCACCATCTTGCATGTCGGATGTTAGTTTCTCTGCGGCCTCGAAGCCGAGTGATGAGAAGCCGTTCAGGGGCTTGCTGGAGTCGTGCACCAGTATCACAGGCTCGCCATCGGGGTTACGGTTTAGACCAAGGGGAAGGTTGGAAAGGATTTTGCTGAAAAACTTCTGGTATTTTCGTGGCGAGCCCCCATCGAGTGTGCACCGCCAGCAATCAATGATTGGGTTGTCGATTTCTGAGATCATGCTGACAAACTGAGCTGGCAGCACATGTTCCACGCGCTCAATCTATGGTTTGGTTAGCCGTTGCGGTTTTTGGTGGGTTGGAGAAAGAATTGTACGTACCTGGCCTGGTATCCTCAGATCTGGTTTGTCGGACCCGTAGAGCGACATGACGTCTTGGTATGACATGCGTGGAAGCGGCCCATCGTCGATGGAAGGAAAATCTCGGACACTTTCTTCGGAGCTGCCTCGTTTCCCACACTGTCTCTTGCGGCTGACGGGATGCCAGCCGTCCGTATCGACAACCTGAACAAAATTTGTGGCAACATTATTGTACAGTTGTTTGATGAGCATTTCGACAGTCCGCATGACATCCTCCCCCGTTGCGAATGACATTTCCATGTCCAACTAAATTCACAAAAGAGTTAGAACCCAAGTCTCAATGGTAAAAGTTCATATCCTCCAGGGTTCAAATGCACATACGGCATGCTTACCTGGGTAAACTCGGGCTGTCTGTCTGCCCTTAGATCCTCATCTCGAAAGCATCGCGCAAACTGAAAGTATCCACCAAAGCCAGCAGCCATGAGCGTCTGCTTATACTGCTGGGGGCTTTGTGGCAAGGCATATGCGAGCCCCGGTCGCCTTGTTGGCACCAGAAACTCGCGGGCTCCTTCAGGGGTCGATTTGAAGAGGATGGGAGTCTCGACCTCGGAGAAGTTTTCCTTCTCCAGACACGCGGTCACGCTTGACTTGACATGTTGGCGAAACCTCATCCTCTCCCTCAGAGTATCAGAAAACCGAAGCTGGAGATGCCGAGCCGTAGCTGGGAACTGAACACCATCAGACACAATGATGTCCTTGGGCCAAGGGTTCAGAGCCTGGATGGAAACGAGTTCAAGTTCCACTTCATTCACGCCAGGTGGGAATCTGCCGCCAGCAAATGATGATGGCGTCGATCCAGTGTTTCCGCCATCTTTCAGACTAGACACGTGAGCGGTGACGGCAACAGAGCTCCATGCGGGCACCGACTTGAGCTGCTGGTGGGCCATGTGCGCAGGCGAGTCCTTTTCAGACCATTCAGACTTGAGCTGTAGTCTAGGTCCATTGTCAACCACGATGTCGACAAAACTAAGGCGTGAAGACCTGTCACGACGCTTTTGCAAAAAGCCGTGCACCGTAACTTTCTGCCCAACCTGGAAGTCGGCAGCAAGCGAGGCTGGCGGGAAATGAACTGAAAATAGTAAAAATAACGTTcagccttttctttctttatcGTCTACAATATTCGTCCCTGGTCGTGGGTGGAGCTTCAGTTGATTTACGCACAGAATTCTTTGTACTCGTCCCAGCTCTGACCAAACTCTGCACTGAGGTCCAACGACGACGTGCTGCTATATGCTGCTTTTTGTTGCCTATTTGCAACTCTGCTCCTGACTGATGGGAGTCGGGAGATAGTACAGCGCCCTGAAGAGCCAAGCAGCTGGCTGGGAATAGATCTTACAAGTCTTGGTATGCATCGTGCTCTTAACGCGTGCAAAGACATGGCCGCAGCCAACCCAGGTGAAGTCTTGGTAGCTAGAAAGCAGCGACTCGGCCAGTGGGATtacaccagaaaaaaaaaataaaaaaaattccgGTCTTGTTTAGCCCCCAAATCAACAACTAAGTATAGAGAGCATTTGATTATACGCAGGATGCGAGTGGTGTGGCCTAAACGGCTTAAGCTGAAGAATATAAATCCACGGAACAAGTGGTTAAGATCACTGCGTAACACTTTCGTCTTCAGCTTATTCCAACTTCAAGTAGTCACCTATCCTTTCTGTCTTGCTGCAAAATTGGCTGAACCATTATCCACAAACCAAACAAGGGTCTTGGTTCCcggctgcctgcctgccccaCATACACCAACAAGCACCCCGGCCACTACCGAGGGCGGTGAATGCATCTTGGTGGGTCCGCATGagggcagaaaaaaagagctcCCAAAATCTTTCCTATATGGAGCTTCGAAATCGGCCCAAATTTTactcccttttttcttcttctcttcatCCTTCCACTTCAAAACAATGTATGTCTATTATACCCTTGCCGAAAAAGACCGCCCAATCCAAAAAAGTTGACACTGCTAACGTCTTACCTGTGATCAGATGATGAAAGCCAGCGTGTTTTTATGATGTGCCCCCGACCTTTGATCTATTCGTGCTCTCCCACTCGATGGGCTCAAGGGCTGGATAGTGACGGGTTTCTTGGTGGCCATGAAATGAGCGTTCGACACACTCGACCTTGTTTTACATCGGACGCAATGAAGGCAACTCTGATCCTTATTGAAGTTGTATAGAAGGCCTTGGGATGAGGATGCACGTCAGAGCAAGTGCTCAGCATGTGCCCATGTCCACTTCCCAACACATTGAAcgactttcttttttcgtccAACCCCCACATTACACACCACATTGACACTTGCCTTCCCATCACGAACATGCCGGAATCTGGGCGCCAGTACTAGGGTTTCAACTACCCATTTTTCGCAGCCGCACGTCCCCTTGCACACCATTCTGCTGGCCTCCAAAATGAGAGCTGACATTGCTGAAGGAAAACTTCTTGGCCCCACGTTTTGATTTGAAGTAACGCGTGCAACGATACTCATAGCTCTATAGAATTGATGTTTTATATTTTGTGCCGTCTCATCTCATTATACGTGACAAAAAGCTTGGATGCCAGGCGCCGTTCCGCTAAGCTGTAGGCATTTTAAATCCAGAGAGTGATTTCTTGTGGAATTCGTTAGGGTCGTAGCCGGGACCAATTATCCACCACCCTGTGATACTATTCCAAGGTATGGGAGCCGCTTTTACAAGTTCGCTCGCGGCAACGCCATCGTTGAGTATATCCACGCCATCCCAACGCCGTCTTGTTCCTATGAAATCCGTGTAAGGTTCTATAATCTTCTTCTTCAACTTGTCGATCCCATAAATATAATTCGTTCCATCtgggaatttttttttataatagTCGCGAAGCTCGCTGTAATAGAGGCATGTTCTAACAGGTGCATGTCCATTGAACATTTTAGAAACAGCTTTTGCGGTTAAGCCACCATTTTTCGCAAGAAAGTTTGGCGAGTAATTGATACCAAATGGCAAGACGTTTGGATGGGAGAtatccgaatccgattcGCCGTCGCTTTTGGCTGTGACGACGTGTTGAAGTGAAAACATCAACAAAGAGTAAACAATGAAAGATTGTCCCAACATGTTGAAACCGTGATTGGGCTTGATTAGAATTGAATAAAGGATCTGGGAAGGAATGAATAATGTGGATGAACAggaagtgaaaaaaaagtcttgaCAAAACAATCGCACTTTATGTAgatatctcgtcaaaggtaCACAGGTACATCAAGGATAGACCAAGTAACATTGTTATAAATATAGGGGTCTGTTGTGGAATTGTATTCTTGCACTACATTTATTTCTATTTTTCtatttgttttgtttatcCGCATCACTGGCCGGTGTCGCCGACAATGAATCAACGACGATACAAAGGCATTACGCTTTGCAGAGGTTCTTCCCAGAAGCTTTTATATCGTATATCCCATTACGTCTGTAAATAGCAGACTACTGGCATGTTACATGAGGCTGATGCCCATAGCTTGTTTTTCGCGCACGGTCATCTGAGGTCAAGTAGAGAATCAAAGCTGTGACCTCCCGTGAAAACCGATACAAGGTTCTGTGCATAACATTACCCTCAGGGCTTGTACTCAAGTAGATTCCCGAGGTCTCACCTTTTTAGAATTTTCAGATGGTCACAAAGTCAAAGGGGTCGGGGCCGGTAGTCAAATTCAAACAAGAATACGGAAAAGTGGTTGCATGCGTTTTGGTCTCACCGTGAAATGCAATGTGATGCTTTACGGTCCTGAAAGTGACAAATTTGCGTTCGTCCATtagtgtcttttttttttgctgaaaTAATGGACGACGGGCAAGAATTGGCGATGCAAAGTAACGTGACCCAGGTGCGTTCAGAATTTCAGGTTGCGTACCTAGGTTGGGAGTCGGGCGGCAGCGTCGTCATCAAAGCTTGGCTTTGGGTTGGGAGGGAGTGCGTTCGCCCGGGACAGGTGTTTTGTCATCTGCATCCCAGCGGGATTTCCAGTTGCACGGGCAAAGAAAGCCCCACAGCTGACTTTTGGAGGTATGAGCTGTTCGGTATTTTATTTGGCTGTGTGTGAGACTGGGATTTTCGCTGATTGGATTAGCTGTTTTCGAACCAAAAGGCGGtggttgattgattgattgcggGCGATTGAGTTGGTTTAGATTGATTTAGGTTGTACGGTAGGAGGTACGGTACCTCAATCTGAGGGTCTGTTACTCCGTACCGAGCCTGATAATCTGCCCTGCCAACATTACATTACATTACGTTCATGCTTTCTCCAGCGCCTACCGTCAATCACCCCCCGAAATAAGCAACTACCACATCCCTGGCGCTATCTCGCCTCGATTCAGACTCCCAAAACGTCAACGGCGCGGCAACCTCGGCCACTTTCTTTGTTAAACAAATAAACAACGTATTAATATCATTCGAATAATATTACAATTAGGGAGGCCTGCTGTCATCAACGAGCCCCCAATCGTCAAACCACACACATCCTTCGCAGGGCCTTACTCCCCCGTAACAGTTTGAACGGATCACGATAAGATCGAGCGATTCGTTTGCCCGTCCACGCCCGCCCACGATTCGTGTCTGTCAAAAAAAGCTCCTGACAGCCAGCTCCACGGTTCACCCGGAGCCAGCCGTCCGATCAGGTTGCTACCGCTGCCGCGATTTTGCAGAACAAACAAACGCAGCTAGCACCCTTTCGCTCTCCGAAGTCACGGACGGACTGCCTGGAAGCGGCATAGAATCCACGCACGGCAGCTCCTCTGGGCTCGCGCAGCTGCGCCCAAGATGGCGAGCTCATTCGAGAAGTCGGTCAAAGGCGCGACCAAGATAAAGGTAGGTTTTCCTTTGCTCTTCGATCTTTTAAGGAGACTGggaaaggggggggggggaagacGATGCGGATGGGAGGCTCTTTATAGGGGGTGCTTTTCTTGCGCTGAGTGCGCCCCCTGcaacagaagaaaaaagagcacAATAGAGCTGACCATCTATGAACAACAGGCCGCGCCCCCAAAAACCAAGTACATCGAGCACATTCTGATCGCCACACACGCCGGAGAAGCTGGTGTTGGGGAGGTGTTCCGGGCGCTGCAGAACAGACTGCGCGACTCGACATGGACGGTGGTGTTCAAGAGTCTGATCACGGTGCACTTGATGATCAGGGAGGGCTCTCCAGATGTGACGCTATCATACCTGGCTAGGCATAGGAGTATGCTTGCTATCAGCATGTTTTCCGATGGTGAGGAATACTACGAACAATACGCCCTTCGCAAGTCAAGCCCCAGGCTTGGCGGTTGATAGAACAGCATACTGACGGCGCTCATGGCTTGACAGCCCAGACACAGGGACGCAACATCAGGCATTATGCCGAGTACCTTGAGGAGAGGGCTCGCGCATACAAGCACACGAGAGTCGACTGGGTTCGGGCTAAGGAGTCGCGGCTGGAGAAGTTGACTATCGACAAGGGGTTGCTGAGGGAAacagaagttgtgcagcagcAGTTGACGGCACTCCTCAAGTGCAATGTGGGTTTACCCCTTATAGCGCGGTCACGGGGGCAAACTAAGGAATCAGTACTAACAACGAGGCACTGCACACCAGGTCCTGGAAAACGACCCAGAGAACGAGATTACGATAACCGTTTTCAGGCTCCTGGTCCTTGATCTGCTTGCGCTGTTCCAAGTACTCAACCAAGCCATGATCAACATACTCGGTAAGCAGCAGTCCTCCACAGCATTGCGCATTCTCCTCTAACTCTCTTACAGGTCACTTTTTTGAAATGTCAAAAGTCGACGCAGACAGAGCTATGGGGATCTACCGCGCCTTTACGCGACAGACAGACTATGTAGTACAGTTCCTGAGCGTTGCAAGACAGCATGAGCATCACACCAGGGTCGAGGTTCCTAAGCTGAGGCACGCCCCTGTGAACCTCGGCAGGCAACTCGAGGACTACCTGAAAGATCCAGACTTTGAGATAAACAGGAGGCAATACCTGGCCGAgctcgaggccaagaagaacaagccaTCTGGAAGCAGTGCCACAAAGAAGTTTGGCGCGGGAGCTCAGGTGGCCAGCAAGACAACATCAAACCAGACCTCCGCACCAGCTGCAAACGGGACCACCAAACAAGAAACTGCTGCGGCTACAAAAGCACCAGAACCAGACTTGATTGACTTTTTTGATTTCATCGAGCAAAAACAAGCACCGGCGCAGGCCCAGCCACAGGTTCAGGCAAACATGTCCCCCTGGGGTAACCAAGCTGCACCGAACATGGGAGGCTTCCAGGCGCAACCAACGGGGCAGCAGTTCCAAACAAACAGCTTTATCCCTCAACAAACAGGCTTCCAAGCTACGAACCCGTTCCAACAACAAAATTTTGGCGCTTTCTCGCCGCAGCAACAACCGCAGTC from Pyricularia oryzae 70-15 chromosome 4, whole genome shotgun sequence includes these protein-coding regions:
- a CDS encoding cysteine synthase 2, which produces MPISDHPKAYGTAALTAAFAVGIAATLGFQDFYPYWERRYGRRKRGGDVTGYGDGFNDFQSKTTLLERQHAARRRRSTLLSSIGAGPVLLQDHESDPGDNPGPSQPDIRDGIEACIGNTPMIKIRSLSEATGCTILAKAEFLNGAGGSPKDRVALNMILTAEETGHLVPGRGDTIYEGTVGSTGISLAMLARARGYRCHICMPDDVAREKSDLLLHLGATVERVPVAPITDKRHFVNLARTRAEAHTAAADDDSVGFFAGQFENPANWQAHWNSTGPEIIEQTGGRVDAFVAGAGTGGTIAGVAVFLKEEARMNATRVVLADPQGSGLYNKVLNGVMYSPSEREGTRRRQQVDSVVEGIGLKWVTGNFERGRDLVDDAVRVTDEQACAMARWLVEHDGIFAGSSSAVNCAAAVVTAMRMPRGSQVVTILCDSGSRHLSRFYKQVADKGLEGDVRKEGAEGGEKPSSPEDLLTLLGLKPRDDSHQLGTP
- a CDS encoding aspartyl-tRNA synthetase; protein product: MSLHALRARCIPRLVRSIPSQLLGSSGRCTISRLPSVRSRVANRQQKAAYSSTSSLDLSAEFGQSWDEYKEFFHFPPASLAADFQVGQKVTVHGFLQKRRDRSSRLSFVDIVVDNGPRLQLKSEWSEKDSPAHMAHQQLKSVPAWSSVAVTAHVSSLKDGGNTGSTPSSFAGGRFPPGVNEVELELVSIQALNPWPKDIIVSDGVQFPATARHLQLRFSDTLRERMRFRQHVKSSVTACLEKENFSEVETPILFKSTPEGAREFLVPTRRPGLAYALPQSPQQYKQTLMAAGFGGYFQFARCFRDEDLRADRQPEFTQLDMEMSFATGEDVMRTVEMLIKQLYNNVATNFVQVVDTDGWHPVSRKRQCGKRGSSEESVRDFPSIDDGPLPRMSYQDVMSLYGSDKPDLRIPGQIERVEHVLPAQFVSMISEIDNPIIDCWRCTLDGGSPRKYQKFFSKILSNLPLGLNRNPDGEPVILVHDSSKPLNGFSSLGFEAAEKLTSDMQDGDVLILQARKNRPFEGGSTALGTLRSLIYNEAVAAEYIPADPSFKFLWVTGFPLFTPANEGTTDPGQGGSAGFSSTHHPFTAPLTSQDFELLATDPLRAKADHYDLVLNGCELGGGSRRIHVAHVQEFVFRSILRMTDTGVAQFRHLLEALRAGCPPHAGFALGFDRLVAMLSGTGSVRDVIAFPKSMKGEEPFAGSPSFMTEEQLETYHLRLRDGKPVKS
- a CDS encoding transcription elongation factor S-II; the protein is MDDKELQRSIKELVKAVGNEPQETIIRMLENLKKATPSEDSLRATKAGVVVGKLRSNSDKSIARVAAEVVTKWKKSVEAEKRKRAGGPAGASSPAAASSPTSMNAPSPAAASRPSGSGNGTKPWTGDASKRRWDADKVDKNRTGNTTRDNIIGLIYNGLAFKSYAPIDAILAKSVEIEQAAFVAYKGDTAEYRNKMRSLFSNLKSNRDLAKGVFSGNIAASKFVVMTSDELKSNDLRKQEEELAKENMKKAQVPMAERSISDALECSKCKQKKVSYTQAQTRSADEPMTTFCECTVCGNRWKFS
- a CDS encoding ENTH domain-containing protein gives rise to the protein MASSFEKSVKGATKIKAAPPKTKYIEHILIATHAGEAGVGEVFRALQNRLRDSTWTVVFKSLITVHLMIREGSPDVTLSYLARHRSMLAISMFSDAQTQGRNIRHYAEYLEERARAYKHTRVDWVRAKESRLEKLTIDKGLLRETEVVQQQLTALLKCNVLENDPENEITITVFRLLVLDLLALFQVLNQAMINILGHFFEMSKVDADRAMGIYRAFTRQTDYVVQFLSVARQHEHHTRVEVPKLRHAPVNLGRQLEDYLKDPDFEINRRQYLAELEAKKNKPSGSSATKKFGAGAQVASKTTSNQTSAPAANGTTKQETAAATKAPEPDLIDFFDFIEQKQAPAQAQPQVQANMSPWGNQAAPNMGGFQAQPTGQQFQTNSFIPQQTGFQATNPFQQQNFGAFSPQQQPQSPPQQQPQQQMMPQYTGAAFGGMPAQTGFQPSALGSIPQDSVASFQTNSTLSALNLQTGQQQVTNPFRASMMTTGQQPQMTGQLQQQSTNPFARPQTQASQQPALSGPSPFQSQPPAAAPLQPMATGTNPFARNGTAGMQRPATSGALVPQPTGSTNPFRQSAFTNHSTGMGWQQHQQPIGGGLDHFETIPVFPRPTTSSPWQS